The Miscanthus floridulus cultivar M001 chromosome 17, ASM1932011v1, whole genome shotgun sequence genome has a window encoding:
- the LOC136517240 gene encoding succinate dehydrogenase subunit 4, mitochondrial-like produces the protein MASRILARSKALNLAAALTRAAADVASPIAGARALSSLPRYPSAPSPHGLGKVLGYEPTSHLSGAQVLPRWFSSLASNGSQVQKSQISETYKSGSEMKQSDAQKSSEDATPKVVAFSPLEAAIAKPRSSPLTSESSKVRRSEILTQVTFYMIPALLLVSKNSISTSLLVGAVFHQVYMFHKEILLDYVHHDITRKWALIYFKLLLLVMAKDTIMYFNLF, from the exons ATGGCGTCGCGGATCCTGGCCCGATCCAAGGCCCTCAACCTCGCCGCCGCCctcacccgcgccgccgccgacgtAGCGTCACCGATCGCCGGAGCCCGCGCGCTCTCGTCCCTGCCCCGCTACCCGTCCGCCCCGTCGCCCCATGGGCTCGGCAAG GTTCTGGGATATGAACCAACATCTCACCTCAGTGGAGCACAAGTTTTACCTCGTTGGTTTTCCTCTCTAGCATCCAATGGATCTCAGGTGCAGAAGTCACAG ATCTCTGAGACATACAAGTCAGGTAGTGAAATGAAACAGTCTGATGCACAGAAATCAAGTGAGGATGCCACACCAAAGGTTGTGGCCTTCAGCCCGCTAGAAGCAGCTATCGCTAAACCTAGAAGTAGTCCCCTGACAAGTGAGAGTTCTAAAGTAAGGCGATCAGAGATATTAACCCAAGTCACCTTTTACATGATCCCAGCTCTGCTTCTTGTCTCCAAGAACAGCATAAGTACCTCTCTGCTGGTCGGCGCGGTGTTCCATCAAGTATACATGTTCCACAAGGAGATTCTTCTGGACTACGTGCACCATGATATCACCAGAAAGTGGGCTTTGATATACTTCAAGCTGCTTTTGCTGGTGATGGCGAAAGACACCATTATGTACTTTAATCTGTTCTGA